A genome region from Hymenobacter tibetensis includes the following:
- the rpsI gene encoding 30S ribosomal protein S9, producing MEITNTSGRRKTSVARIYMQAGQGNITINGRDMKTYFGNELLENIVNQPLAVVEQVGQYDIKVNVGGGGISAQAEAIRLAISKALVGNSEEVRPALKKEGFMTRDPRMVERKKFGKRKARRSFQFSKR from the coding sequence ATGGAAATTACCAACACCTCTGGTAGAAGAAAAACCTCGGTGGCCCGCATCTACATGCAGGCCGGGCAAGGGAATATCACTATCAATGGCCGGGACATGAAGACTTACTTCGGTAACGAACTCCTGGAAAACATTGTGAACCAGCCGCTTGCTGTTGTTGAGCAGGTTGGTCAGTACGACATCAAGGTGAACGTAGGCGGTGGCGGTATTTCGGCTCAGGCTGAAGCCATCCGTTTGGCCATCTCGAAAGCCCTCGTAGGGAACAGCGAAGAAGTTCGTCCGGCCCTGAAGAAGGAAGGCTTCATGACCCGCGACCCGCGCATGGTGGAACGCAAGAAATTTGGCAAGCGCAAGGCTCGTCGTTCGTTCCAGTTCTCGAAACGCTAA
- the rplM gene encoding 50S ribosomal protein L13 — MDHLSFKTVSVNKANADKAWVVVDASVAPLGRLASQIANMLRGKHKPSFTPNSDCGDNVIVINADNLRVTGKKLTDKIYVTHSGYPGGQKRVNLRDKKAKNSASVIEHAVKGMLQGNRLGREQFRNLYVYAGNEHPHQAQQPQAVELKNL; from the coding sequence ATGGATCATCTGAGCTTCAAGACGGTATCCGTCAACAAAGCCAACGCCGATAAGGCCTGGGTTGTGGTTGATGCCAGTGTTGCGCCCCTGGGCCGTCTGGCCAGCCAGATTGCCAACATGCTGCGTGGCAAGCACAAGCCATCGTTCACGCCCAACTCTGATTGCGGCGACAACGTTATTGTCATCAACGCCGACAACCTGCGTGTGACTGGCAAGAAACTGACCGATAAAATCTATGTAACCCACTCGGGTTATCCAGGTGGTCAGAAGCGCGTTAACCTGCGCGACAAAAAGGCCAAGAACTCGGCTAGCGTAATCGAGCACGCCGTAAAAGGCATGCTGCAAGGCAACCGCCTTGGCCGCGAGCAGTTCCGCAACCTGTACGTGTATGCCGGCAACGAGCACCCCCATCAAGCGCAGCAGCCGCAAGCTGTTGAACTGAAAAACCTTTAA
- the rpsB gene encoding 30S ribosomal protein S2, which produces MAQSTSYKDLLDAGAHFGHLTRKWDPKMAPFIFMEKNGIHIIDLNKTLVSLDQAANAIRNIAKSGRKVMFVATKKQAQEIVTAEATRLKMPFVTDRWLGGMLTNFATVRKSLKKMSTIDKMVKENTAYAALAKRERLMMTREREKLERVLGGIADLSRLPAALFVVDVKREHIAVKEAKKLGVPVFAICDTNSNPELVDFPIPANDDASKSIQLIVGVIGKAIEEGLSERKVDKEDADKKQAEDEGIQEKLTADE; this is translated from the coding sequence ATGGCTCAGTCCACATCATATAAAGATCTGCTTGACGCTGGTGCCCACTTTGGTCACCTCACGCGCAAGTGGGACCCGAAAATGGCTCCGTTCATCTTCATGGAGAAGAACGGTATCCACATCATCGACCTCAACAAAACGCTTGTTTCGTTGGATCAGGCGGCTAACGCCATCCGCAACATTGCAAAGAGCGGCCGCAAGGTAATGTTCGTTGCAACCAAGAAGCAGGCGCAAGAAATTGTAACGGCTGAGGCTACCCGCCTGAAGATGCCATTCGTGACCGATCGGTGGTTGGGCGGTATGCTCACCAACTTCGCCACGGTGCGTAAGTCGTTGAAGAAAATGAGCACCATCGACAAGATGGTGAAGGAAAACACCGCTTATGCTGCCCTCGCAAAACGTGAGCGTCTGATGATGACGCGTGAGCGTGAGAAGTTGGAGCGTGTACTTGGCGGTATCGCCGATCTGAGCCGCCTCCCCGCTGCTTTGTTCGTGGTAGACGTGAAGCGCGAGCACATTGCCGTGAAAGAAGCCAAGAAGTTGGGCGTTCCGGTATTCGCTATCTGCGATACCAACTCCAACCCTGAATTGGTAGACTTCCCGATTCCAGCAAACGACGACGCTTCGAAGTCTATTCAGCTCATCGTGGGCGTGATTGGTAAGGCTATCGAAGAAGGCCTGTCGGAGCGCAAAGTCGACAAAGAAGATGCCGACAAGAAGCAAGCAGAAGACGAAGGCATCCAGGAAAAACTGACTGCCGACGAATAA
- a CDS encoding RluA family pseudouridine synthase → MKLPNFQDLVLFEDEDYVVINKPPFLATLDERFGGAPNILRLAREQYDDVQACHRLDKETSGSLALAKNPAAYRHLAMQFEDRKVRKVYHAAAWGVHQYDGLRVDRNIETTTKGRARLAYNGKPAVTLVRTMEAFARHTLLECQPITGRMHQIRLHLAYLQAPIIGDKMYGGEDFYLSSLKKKFNIKEGEEEQPFIKRFALHAASLTFAKLDGESVTIEAPYPKDFRVLVDTLRQYQ, encoded by the coding sequence ATGAAGCTACCTAATTTCCAAGACCTAGTTCTGTTCGAAGACGAAGACTACGTCGTCATCAACAAGCCCCCTTTCCTAGCCACACTCGACGAGCGGTTCGGCGGCGCGCCAAACATTCTGCGCCTCGCCCGTGAGCAGTACGACGACGTGCAAGCTTGCCATCGTCTCGATAAAGAAACCAGTGGTTCCTTAGCTCTTGCCAAAAACCCGGCTGCGTACCGCCACTTGGCCATGCAGTTCGAAGACCGCAAAGTGCGCAAGGTATATCATGCCGCGGCGTGGGGTGTACACCAATACGATGGCTTGCGCGTGGACCGCAATATCGAGACGACCACCAAGGGCCGCGCCCGTTTGGCCTACAACGGTAAGCCTGCCGTGACGCTGGTACGCACCATGGAGGCGTTTGCCCGCCATACCTTGCTGGAATGTCAGCCCATTACGGGCCGTATGCACCAGATCCGCCTGCACCTCGCCTATTTGCAAGCGCCTATCATCGGCGACAAGATGTACGGCGGTGAGGACTTCTATTTGTCGTCATTAAAGAAGAAGTTCAATATCAAGGAAGGCGAGGAAGAGCAGCCATTCATCAAGCGGTTTGCCTTACACGCTGCTAGCCTCACGTTTGCTAAACTGGATGGGGAAAGTGTGACGATTGAAGCTCCTTATCCCAAAGATTTTCGGGTGTTGGTTGACACGTTGCGGCAGTATCAGTAA
- the tsf gene encoding translation elongation factor Ts, which translates to MAAITAQDVNKLRAMTGAGMMDCKKALVEAEGDFEAARDILRKQGQKIADKRSDNATSEGLVLASVNEEGTNGKLVALACETEPVSKVPDFRNLVQQILDSAVKTNAATKEDLLAASQEDGRSLQDHITDLMGKIGEKLDVVAYANMSAEKVASYIHSDGKKGVLVGLKNVNGADVTTVGRDVAMQIVAMKPVAVDKDGVDSATVEREIEIGKEQARAEGKPEAMLEKIAQGKLNKFYKENTLLNQEFVKDNSVTIAQLLDKTSKGMTVTDFKRVAIGA; encoded by the coding sequence ATGGCAGCAATTACCGCCCAAGACGTGAACAAGCTGCGCGCCATGACCGGCGCCGGCATGATGGATTGCAAAAAAGCTTTGGTAGAAGCCGAAGGCGACTTCGAAGCTGCCCGTGACATTTTGCGCAAGCAGGGCCAGAAAATTGCTGATAAGCGCTCCGACAACGCTACCTCTGAAGGTCTGGTGTTGGCAAGCGTGAACGAAGAAGGCACCAACGGCAAGTTGGTTGCTTTAGCTTGCGAGACGGAGCCTGTATCAAAGGTGCCTGATTTCCGCAACCTAGTACAGCAAATCCTCGACTCAGCTGTGAAAACCAACGCGGCTACCAAAGAAGACCTACTTGCTGCTTCGCAAGAAGACGGCCGTAGCCTGCAAGACCACATCACCGACTTGATGGGCAAAATTGGCGAGAAGCTGGACGTAGTAGCCTACGCTAACATGAGCGCCGAGAAAGTAGCTTCTTACATCCACTCTGACGGTAAAAAAGGCGTACTCGTAGGCCTGAAGAACGTGAACGGTGCTGATGTAACCACTGTAGGCCGCGACGTAGCAATGCAAATTGTAGCGATGAAGCCTGTAGCGGTTGACAAAGACGGTGTGGATTCTGCTACCGTTGAGCGCGAAATTGAAATTGGCAAAGAGCAGGCACGTGCTGAAGGCAAGCCTGAAGCCATGCTCGAGAAGATTGCGCAAGGTAAACTCAACAAGTTCTACAAAGAAAATACGTTGTTGAACCAAGAGTTCGTGAAAGACAACTCGGTAACCATCGCTCAGCTGCTCGACAAAACGTCGAAAGGCATGACGGTAACTGACTTCAAGCGTGTAGCCATCGGTGCTTAA